A genomic stretch from Salvelinus namaycush isolate Seneca unplaced genomic scaffold, SaNama_1.0 Scaffold1536, whole genome shotgun sequence includes:
- the LOC120036965 gene encoding gastrula zinc finger protein XlCGF57.1-like, producing the protein MTVTVKEEEDVFGAKEEEGEITVTLEDEEEQRTGELINTSKYREIPDSHSDSRKSPSEEPDPETPKPVRRHHWSQCKKSFKWLWKLKSHDRTDTGEKTSQCSQCGKSFTRLGNLKRHERIHTGEKPFQCSQCGKSFTRLGSLKEHKIIHTGEKPFQCSRCEKGFRWLGNLKKHERTHTGEKPFQCSQCVKSFTQLGSLKEHERIHTGETSYHCSLCGKDFTKLRNLIKHTELHTGEKPFQCSQCGKGFTRLGNLKDHKRVHTGEKPFQCSQCGKSFTRLRSLNEHKIIHTGEKRYQCSQCGKGFTLLGSLKKHERTHTGEKPFQCSHCGKSFTQLGSLKVHERAHTGETSYHCSLCGKNFTKLGNLKKHKQLHTGEKPFQCSQCGKGFTRLGNLKDHQRVHTGEKPFQCSQCGKNFTWLGNLKKHERTHTGEKPFQCSKCGNSFKRLGSLKEHERTHTWETAYHCSMCGKNFTKLGNLNKHEKLHTGKKPFQCTQCGKGFTRLGNLKDHKRTHTREKPFQCSQCGKGFTQIGNLKRHEKIHTGEKSFHCPQCGKDFTQLVNLKRHEKTHSVLTMTPGVGNGSENRTENRVRTKKMKKQKPNRERK; encoded by the coding sequence gagagataccagactctcactctgacagcaggaagagtccttcagaggaaccagacccagagacgcccaaaccagTGAGACGACATCACTGGTCCCAGTGTAAAAAGAGTTTTAAGTGGTTATGGAAGCTGAAAAGTCATGATAGAACAGACACAGGAGAGAAGACTTCACAAtgttcccaatgtggaaagagttttacacgGTTGGGgaacctgaaaaggcatgagagaatacacacaggagagaagcctttccaatgttcccaatgtggaaagagttttacacggttagggagcctgaaagaACATAAAattatacacacaggagagaagcctttccaatgctcccggTGTGAAAAGGGCTTTAGgtggttagggaacctgaaaaagcatgagagaacacacacaggagagaaaccgttccaatgctcccagtgtgtaAAGAGTTTTACACAGTTAGGGAGCTTGAAGGAGCATGAAaggatacacacaggggagacatCTTACCATTGCTCCCTGTGTGGAAAAGATTTTACCAAGTTAAGGAACCTAATAAAACATACAGAattacacacaggtgagaagcctttccaatgctcccagtgtgggaagGGTTTTACACGGCTAGGGAACCTGAAGGATCACAAAAGagtacatacaggagagaagcctttccaatgttcccagtgtggaaagagttttacacgGTTACGGAGCCTGAACGAACATaaaataatacacacaggagagaagcgttaccaatgttcccagtgtggaaagggttttaccctgttagggagcctgaaaaagcacgagagaacacacacaggagaaaagccgttccaatgctcccattgtggaaagagttttacacaGTTAGGGAGCTTGAAGGTGCATGAAAGGGCACACACAGGGGAGACATCTTACCATTGCTCTCtgtgtggaaagaattttaccaagttagggaacctaaaaaaacacaaacaattacacaccggagagaaacctttccaatgctcccagtgtgggaaaGGTTTTACACGGTTAGGGAACCTGAAGGACCATCaaagagtacacacaggagagaagcccttccaatgttcccagtgtggaaagaattttacatggttagggaacctgaaaaagcACGAGAGAACCCACAccggagagaagcctttccaatgttccaaGTGTGGAAATAGTTTTAAAAGGTTAGGGAGCCTGAAGGAGCATGAAAGGACACACACGTGGGAGACAGCTTACCATTGCTCTAtgtgtggaaagaattttaccaAGTTAGGGAACCTAAACAAACATGAAAAATTACACACGGGAAAGAAACCTTTCCAATGcacccagtgtggaaagggttttacacggttagggaacctgaaagacCATAAAAGgacacacacaagagagaaacctttccaatgttcccagtgtggaaagggttttacccagatagggaacctgaaaaggcatgagaaaatacacacaggagagaagtcgTTCCATTGTCCGCAGTGTGGAAAGGATTTTACCCAGTTAGTgaacctgaaaaggcatgagaaAACACACTCGGTTTTAACAATGACCCCAGGAGTTGGAAACGGTtcggagaacagaacagaaaaccGCGTAAGAACAAAAAAAATGAAGAAACAGAAACCGAACCGGGAAAGAAAGTGA